Proteins encoded in a region of the Methanofollis tationis genome:
- a CDS encoding PAS domain S-box protein has product MEDPPIRILIVDDEPSLGEICQIFLEEMGGFSCDTVTSGAAALEQVSTSPYDAIVSDYQMPGMNGIELLKEIRGSGMDIPFIIFTGKGREAVVIEALNSGADFYLQKGGDPEALFIELASKIRQAVQRKRAEEALVRTRFSIEHSPEEYYWIDPDGYLLDVNEQSCSSLGYTREELPRLRVMDVDALYGEDEWRALWQRLKEERHLRIESAHRKKDGTVYPVEVSLAHHRMGDKEFMCAFAHDISGKKKAQEAARLSDVMNQAIFQTSGEATAVFNEDTIIVMANREFERLSGYPACELVGKRSWTEFVVEEDRERLLEYHRLRGVPGGSVPRCYEFRVVDRYGTVRSYSAVVDMIPGTTLRIASYLDITERKQAEEAIRKSEENLRSFMNALPEPALLLSADGVVLAANDAMVEAFGRREGATVGGPLHDLFPKAFTVLKLPLERAIREKRFVDEECSFEGRYVNVKICPVTDADGDVQSLAVYGMDVTDQNNTRDALKKASKKLNLLSGITRHDMLNQITVALGSLSLASRQIPDEEVRAQIERAHTAVVNIQKGLVFAKDYQDMGMKAPAWQRLDEVVKAAASIPLEGVLLDVQTAAVEVFADPMLQRVFANLLDNAVRHGERVTAIRISFHEQDDRSGVIVVEDNGIGIPEALKERIFESGYGRHTGHGLFLVREILDITGISIAETGEEGKGARFVIAAPPGGYRPASECPGVAPPIAPQT; this is encoded by the coding sequence GTGGAAGACCCCCCCATCCGTATTCTGATCGTCGACGACGAGCCCTCCCTCGGCGAGATCTGCCAGATATTTCTGGAAGAGATGGGCGGATTCTCGTGCGACACCGTCACCTCGGGAGCAGCGGCGCTGGAGCAGGTCTCCACCTCCCCCTATGACGCGATCGTCTCCGATTATCAGATGCCCGGGATGAATGGGATAGAACTGCTCAAGGAGATCCGCGGCAGCGGGATGGATATACCCTTCATCATCTTCACGGGAAAAGGGCGCGAGGCGGTGGTGATCGAGGCCCTGAACAGCGGCGCCGACTTCTACCTCCAGAAAGGGGGGGACCCGGAGGCACTCTTCATCGAACTGGCGTCCAAGATCAGGCAGGCCGTGCAGCGGAAGAGAGCCGAAGAGGCGCTCGTCAGGACGCGGTTCTCGATCGAACACTCTCCTGAGGAGTATTACTGGATCGATCCCGACGGGTATCTCCTCGACGTCAACGAGCAATCCTGCTCCTCCCTCGGCTACACGCGCGAGGAACTCCCGCGCCTGCGGGTGATGGACGTCGACGCCCTCTATGGAGAGGACGAGTGGCGCGCCCTCTGGCAGCGGCTCAAAGAGGAACGCCACCTCAGGATCGAATCGGCCCACCGGAAAAAAGACGGGACCGTCTATCCCGTGGAGGTCTCGCTGGCCCATCACAGGATGGGCGATAAGGAGTTTATGTGCGCCTTTGCCCATGATATCAGCGGGAAAAAGAAAGCACAGGAGGCGGCGCGTCTCTCTGACGTGATGAACCAGGCGATCTTCCAGACATCGGGGGAGGCGACGGCGGTCTTCAATGAAGATACCATCATTGTGATGGCGAACAGAGAGTTTGAGCGTCTTTCCGGGTATCCTGCCTGCGAGCTGGTGGGGAAGAGGAGCTGGACGGAGTTTGTCGTGGAGGAGGACCGGGAACGGCTGCTGGAATATCACCGGCTGAGAGGGGTTCCCGGCGGTTCTGTCCCCAGGTGCTATGAGTTCAGGGTCGTCGACAGATACGGAACGGTGAGGTCGTACAGCGCCGTGGTCGATATGATCCCCGGGACGACCCTGAGGATCGCCTCATATCTCGATATCACCGAGCGCAAACAGGCTGAAGAGGCGATCCGGAAGAGTGAGGAGAACCTCCGCTCTTTCATGAACGCCCTGCCCGAACCGGCCCTCCTGCTGAGCGCAGACGGGGTTGTCCTCGCTGCAAACGATGCGATGGTCGAGGCCTTCGGTCGGCGGGAAGGGGCGACGGTCGGCGGCCCTCTCCACGATCTCTTTCCGAAAGCGTTCACTGTTCTGAAATTGCCTCTCGAAAGGGCGATACGGGAAAAGAGATTCGTCGATGAGGAGTGTTCATTTGAGGGCAGGTACGTCAACGTGAAGATCTGTCCGGTCACCGATGCGGACGGCGATGTCCAGTCTCTTGCAGTCTACGGGATGGATGTCACCGATCAGAATAACACCCGTGACGCCCTGAAAAAGGCCAGCAAAAAACTCAACCTCCTCTCCGGGATCACGAGGCACGACATGCTCAACCAGATCACCGTGGCGCTGGGATCGCTCTCCCTGGCCTCACGACAGATCCCTGATGAGGAGGTCAGGGCACAGATCGAGCGTGCGCATACGGCCGTGGTGAATATCCAGAAGGGGCTTGTATTTGCAAAAGACTATCAGGACATGGGGATGAAGGCCCCGGCGTGGCAGCGCCTGGATGAGGTGGTCAAGGCGGCGGCATCGATCCCCCTTGAGGGCGTCCTCCTCGATGTGCAGACGGCAGCGGTGGAGGTCTTCGCCGATCCGATGCTCCAGAGGGTGTTTGCGAACCTCCTGGACAATGCGGTGCGGCACGGGGAGAGGGTGACGGCGATCAGGATCTCGTTCCATGAACAGGACGACAGGAGCGGCGTTATCGTCGTGGAAGACAACGGCATCGGGATCCCGGAGGCGTTGAAGGAGCGGATATTCGAGAGCGGG
- a CDS encoding flavodoxin domain-containing protein, giving the protein MEEKVLVAYATRYGSTREVAGAIAAALQEEGATVDLMRADEVTDTAPYSMVVIGSPVYAGKWLDDALKLVTRHQKNLGRVPVALFAVGILIAEDTPENRQKVEAALDPAVHLVTPVSVGLFAGKLDAKALSFPLRMMLKVMKTPEGDYRDMDAIRRWAKSLPVRNG; this is encoded by the coding sequence ATGGAAGAGAAGGTACTCGTCGCCTACGCCACCCGGTACGGTTCCACCCGCGAGGTGGCCGGGGCGATCGCGGCAGCGCTCCAGGAGGAGGGGGCGACGGTGGATCTCATGCGGGCAGACGAAGTCACCGATACGGCGCCCTATTCGATGGTCGTCATCGGAAGCCCGGTCTACGCCGGAAAATGGCTTGATGACGCCCTCAAACTGGTGACACGGCACCAGAAGAACCTCGGCCGGGTCCCTGTCGCCCTCTTTGCGGTCGGGATCCTCATCGCCGAGGACACCCCTGAAAACCGGCAGAAGGTCGAGGCGGCGCTCGACCCCGCGGTGCACCTCGTCACCCCGGTCTCCGTCGGTCTCTTCGCCGGCAAGCTCGACGCCAAAGCGCTCTCCTTTCCCCTGCGCATGATGCTGAAGGTGATGAAGACGCCTGAGGGCGACTACCGGGATATGGACGCGATCAGGCGCTGGGCGAAGAGCCTTCCGGTCAGGAACGGGTAG
- a CDS encoding class I SAM-dependent methyltransferase: MFLRFEDGVFDAVFSNGSLYEWEPAGMVFDEIARVLKPGGRVCITDPRRDLSPEIFRAMCESCDPPEIRPGFETSVRAAYTREEVTDLLGRLRLSVWQVIAHPYGLMICGRKP, translated from the coding sequence TTGTTCCTCCGTTTTGAAGACGGCGTCTTTGATGCGGTCTTCTCGAACGGCTCCCTCTACGAATGGGAACCTGCGGGAATGGTCTTCGACGAGATCGCCCGGGTCCTGAAACCGGGTGGCCGGGTCTGCATCACCGATCCCCGGCGCGATCTCTCCCCTGAGATCTTCCGGGCGATGTGCGAGTCCTGCGACCCCCCGGAGATCAGGCCCGGTTTTGAGACCTCAGTGCGGGCGGCCTATACCCGCGAGGAGGTGACGGACCTGCTCGGGCGTTTGCGGCTTTCAGTCTGGCAGGTGATCGCCCACCCCTACGGGCTGATGATCTGCGGCAGGAAACCGTGA
- a CDS encoding L-lactate MFS transporter, translating into MEEVRLFGMEAERGRWLLVLAGMLINLCLGSIYSWSVFVAPLTAYFTGTLGRTVTAGEVLMPFSVFLACFAVTMPLAGRLIEGWGPRNAAIAGGVLTGLGWLLASTAASVEMLYVLYGVVGGVGVGIAYGVPVAVSTRWFPDRRGIAVGLTVLGFGFSAFVTANLAGMLIAALGVMATFRLFGVAFILLVTLFALPLSFPPDGWRPAGMAAGGGAAGPACECNRSAMVRTPTFYGLWVCYFVGCLAGLMAISIAQPVGTEAAGISPAVATALVGFFAVFNGGGRPLFGALTDRLDPGRTAMISFALIGAASLLMWQAPSTLTYIAAFAVLWGCLGGWLAIAPTATARYFGTCDYPRCYGLVFLAYGAGAIAGPQLAGYIRTTTGDYLGVFPWVLGLAAIGFVVAFAMLRAGKSG; encoded by the coding sequence ATGGAGGAGGTCAGGCTCTTCGGTATGGAGGCCGAACGGGGGCGGTGGCTGCTGGTGCTCGCCGGCATGCTCATCAACCTCTGCCTGGGGAGCATCTACTCGTGGAGCGTCTTTGTGGCCCCGCTCACCGCGTATTTCACCGGGACGCTGGGCAGGACGGTGACGGCGGGCGAGGTGCTCATGCCGTTCTCCGTCTTTCTGGCATGTTTCGCGGTGACGATGCCCCTTGCAGGCAGGCTGATCGAGGGCTGGGGGCCGAGAAACGCCGCCATCGCCGGGGGCGTGCTGACCGGGCTTGGCTGGCTGCTGGCCTCGACGGCGGCCTCGGTGGAAATGCTTTACGTCCTCTACGGCGTTGTCGGGGGCGTGGGCGTCGGGATCGCCTACGGGGTGCCGGTGGCGGTCTCGACCCGGTGGTTTCCCGACCGCCGGGGGATTGCGGTGGGGCTGACCGTGCTCGGCTTCGGGTTCTCAGCCTTTGTGACCGCGAACCTCGCCGGGATGCTCATCGCCGCCCTCGGGGTGATGGCGACCTTCAGGCTCTTCGGCGTCGCCTTCATCCTCCTGGTCACGCTCTTCGCCCTCCCGCTCTCGTTCCCGCCCGACGGGTGGCGGCCGGCCGGGATGGCGGCGGGCGGCGGGGCGGCCGGGCCGGCGTGCGAGTGCAACCGGAGCGCGATGGTCAGGACCCCGACCTTCTACGGGCTGTGGGTCTGCTACTTCGTCGGCTGCCTGGCCGGGCTGATGGCGATCTCCATCGCCCAGCCGGTCGGGACCGAGGCGGCTGGGATCTCCCCGGCGGTCGCCACCGCCCTGGTCGGCTTCTTCGCCGTCTTCAACGGCGGCGGGCGGCCGCTCTTCGGCGCCCTGACCGACCGCCTGGACCCGGGCAGGACGGCGATGATCTCGTTCGCCCTGATCGGGGCGGCCTCCCTCCTCATGTGGCAGGCGCCGTCCACGCTGACCTATATCGCCGCCTTTGCGGTGCTGTGGGGGTGCCTGGGCGGATGGCTCGCCATCGCCCCGACGGCGACCGCCCGGTATTTCGGCACCTGCGATTATCCGCGGTGTTACGGGCTGGTCTTTCTCGCATACGGGGCCGGGGCGATCGCCGGGCCGCAGCTGGCCGGCTACATCAGGACGACGACCGGGGACTATCTCGGCGTCTTCCCCTGGGTGCTCGGGCTGGCGGCGATCGGGTTTGTGGTGGCGTTTGCGATGCTGAGGGCGGGAAAATCGGGCTGA
- a CDS encoding YkgJ family cysteine cluster protein, which produces MPFFCIRCGECCSQMGDVHVVEEDRGGGRFLVANRYTGERDEVEIDPALSRLSPDRRLFERWPMACPFLREDPETGDIVCIVHRTRPEICREYRCWRLLVLDAAGVRAGRVMERRHLAADDPALKAFWEEKIAGIREGDIDRWDEQVILLLKGAGYTVYR; this is translated from the coding sequence ATGCCGTTTTTCTGTATCAGGTGCGGCGAGTGCTGCAGCCAGATGGGCGACGTTCATGTTGTGGAGGAGGACCGCGGCGGCGGGCGGTTCCTGGTGGCGAACCGCTACACCGGCGAGCGCGACGAGGTCGAGATCGACCCGGCGCTCAGCCGCCTCTCTCCGGACCGGCGCCTCTTCGAGCGGTGGCCCATGGCCTGCCCGTTTCTCCGGGAAGATCCCGAAACCGGCGATATCGTCTGCATCGTCCACCGGACACGGCCTGAGATCTGCCGGGAGTACCGGTGCTGGCGCCTCCTCGTCCTGGACGCCGCCGGGGTGCGGGCGGGCCGCGTGATGGAGCGCCGGCACCTGGCGGCGGACGATCCGGCGCTCAAAGCGTTCTGGGAGGAGAAGATCGCCGGGATCCGAGAGGGCGATATCGACCGCTGGGACGAGCAGGTGATCCTGCTGCTGAAAGGAGCAGGGTATACGGTGTACCGGTGA